A genomic region of Caldicellulosiruptor acetigenus contains the following coding sequences:
- a CDS encoding S-layer homology domain-containing protein, whose translation MKKFKRLIAIVTVLLFALSIIAPAFAQDEATQETGSVYDQAAKILQDKGILKGNEQGDLMLDKELTRAEILAMIIRATGQEDVVKDYVYAEQSFSDVPQDHWAFAYVEAGKDLGIVNGYPDGTFKPDKPVKFEELCKMLVAAKGESPAAGKWPLNYVRKALELGFFNGIEDEVGIGDVVIRGQAAVAFANAFFPPEKTVVVKDVKALANDTIEVAVDVYLNNEPATLEDGDVIPLDFEIKDASDETKTVAVTLIDTEKSDFASGKIVLKTAAQTANATYKLYFKGKDTGLKFVAVPVPLTVTKVEALNYKEIKVTFNRAVDNDTYATTTGNYTVKVGTATVSVSNAALASDKKSVTLLLGDNDKFTKDDTVTVTVKAAVGIASDYTTTITNFIDDKAPVIESVVGSGLMKVIVTFSEPVQNADNPANCLIDNAYTAAKVTSDATKKVYTITFYSPLSAGTHTIQFNNVTDYAGYGLVTPVKTFVLSGDNTPVTTPTVLSATQTEVKLQFNKDIARIENVSASPQGTWDSENTKYEGNIVTLKFGTTASTALPVSGATIKFDVVDASGNVTTGLSVTVTPTIDVIRPAYVSHTVNSESEIVIVFSKDVDKDTGTYTMKDSSGNIYPATSKDYAESGVYNKIKVTFSGLSAGTTYTLSISGVKDRTPLQNEIIPTDVAVTILDKTPPGATVYKKVVDSNITEIYVAYDEKVNVASATNPSNYSILYSDNTTKSLASISAAYITLLADGRTVKIDFRTSPQLNTSVDKLVITNVADLSGNAIGGIIKTLNPITAASINSTGVKLVSKNKIEIAIDNAKLQYVSPSDFVVVYAKSDTSKVDYAYATAASYDVNANKITLTLNKDVNTDATVTATDSDSTVQRLSISLKVVGTATKDIFGNALVPSTPQFYSVIDACAPTVVAVSGDTAGTIKLRFSEEVSIVAADYGSKVKIVSGLQTGDSPAISSVGWSTGSDSKKYYEVVINGLTSNKVYTVRVDSDIQDNASSPNKIGYVADMTVTAK comes from the coding sequence ATGAAAAAATTCAAAAGACTCATCGCTATCGTAACAGTTTTACTCTTTGCCCTCTCAATAATTGCGCCTGCGTTTGCACAGGACGAAGCTACACAAGAGACAGGTTCTGTGTATGACCAGGCAGCAAAGATTCTCCAAGACAAAGGTATCTTGAAAGGTAATGAACAAGGCGACCTGATGCTCGACAAGGAACTTACAAGAGCAGAGATTTTAGCAATGATCATCAGAGCAACAGGTCAGGAAGATGTTGTAAAAGACTATGTCTATGCAGAACAATCCTTCAGCGATGTTCCACAGGATCACTGGGCATTTGCATATGTTGAGGCAGGTAAAGACCTCGGCATTGTAAATGGCTACCCGGATGGAACATTCAAGCCAGACAAACCAGTAAAATTTGAAGAGCTCTGCAAGATGCTTGTTGCTGCAAAAGGCGAGAGCCCAGCAGCAGGAAAGTGGCCTCTCAACTATGTAAGAAAAGCCCTTGAACTTGGATTCTTCAATGGAATTGAAGATGAAGTCGGAATTGGCGATGTTGTAATCAGAGGTCAAGCAGCAGTAGCATTCGCAAATGCATTCTTCCCACCAGAGAAGACAGTTGTTGTGAAAGATGTTAAAGCTCTTGCAAATGATACAATTGAGGTTGCAGTTGATGTATACCTCAATAATGAACCTGCAACACTTGAAGATGGAGATGTAATTCCTCTTGATTTCGAAATTAAAGATGCATCTGATGAGACAAAGACAGTTGCAGTAACTCTGATTGATACAGAAAAGTCCGACTTTGCAAGCGGCAAGATTGTTCTTAAAACAGCTGCTCAGACAGCAAATGCAACATACAAACTCTACTTCAAGGGTAAAGACACAGGTTTGAAGTTTGTAGCAGTTCCAGTGCCACTCACAGTTACAAAGGTTGAGGCACTCAACTACAAAGAGATAAAGGTTACATTCAACAGAGCGGTTGACAATGACACATATGCGACAACAACTGGTAACTATACTGTAAAGGTAGGAACAGCAACAGTATCAGTTTCAAATGCAGCTTTGGCATCTGATAAGAAGTCAGTAACATTGTTATTGGGTGACAATGATAAGTTTACAAAAGATGATACTGTAACAGTAACAGTTAAAGCGGCTGTAGGTATTGCAAGCGATTATACAACAACAATAACAAACTTTATTGACGACAAGGCTCCTGTAATTGAAAGTGTAGTTGGTTCTGGCTTAATGAAAGTAATTGTGACATTTAGTGAACCAGTTCAAAATGCAGATAATCCTGCAAATTGCTTAATTGATAATGCGTACACAGCTGCAAAAGTTACTTCTGATGCAACGAAGAAAGTATATACAATAACATTCTATAGTCCGTTATCGGCTGGAACTCATACAATTCAATTCAATAATGTTACTGATTATGCTGGATATGGACTTGTGACACCAGTAAAAACATTTGTGCTGTCAGGTGATAATACTCCTGTTACAACACCAACAGTATTGTCTGCAACTCAAACAGAAGTAAAATTACAATTTAATAAGGATATAGCAAGAATTGAAAATGTGAGTGCGTCACCACAAGGAACTTGGGACAGTGAAAATACAAAATATGAAGGTAATATTGTTACATTAAAATTTGGAACAACTGCTTCAACGGCGTTACCAGTATCTGGTGCAACTATTAAGTTTGATGTTGTTGATGCATCTGGTAATGTAACAACTGGTTTGAGTGTTACTGTTACACCAACTATAGATGTAATAAGACCAGCATACGTAAGTCATACAGTAAATTCTGAAAGCGAAATTGTAATTGTGTTCTCTAAGGACGTTGATAAAGATACGGGCACATATACTATGAAAGACAGTAGTGGTAATATTTATCCTGCAACAAGTAAGGATTATGCTGAATCAGGAGTTTACAATAAAATAAAAGTAACATTTAGTGGATTAAGTGCAGGTACCACATACACACTATCAATCTCAGGAGTGAAGGACAGAACGCCATTACAAAATGAAATTATTCCAACAGATGTAGCTGTGACTATATTAGATAAAACACCTCCAGGGGCAACTGTTTACAAGAAAGTTGTAGATAGCAATATTACAGAGATTTATGTTGCATATGATGAAAAGGTTAATGTTGCGTCAGCTACAAATCCATCAAATTATTCTATACTTTACAGTGATAATACAACAAAGAGTTTAGCTTCTATTTCTGCAGCTTATATCACGCTTCTTGCAGATGGGAGAACTGTAAAAATTGATTTTAGAACAAGTCCACAACTAAATACAAGTGTTGATAAGCTTGTGATAACAAACGTAGCAGATTTGTCTGGTAATGCAATAGGAGGTATTATAAAGACATTAAATCCTATTACAGCTGCATCTATTAATTCAACAGGTGTTAAGCTGGTTTCAAAGAACAAGATCGAGATTGCTATTGATAATGCAAAACTTCAATATGTTTCGCCGTCAGATTTCGTTGTTGTATATGCGAAATCAGATACATCAAAAGTTGATTATGCTTATGCAACAGCTGCATCTTATGATGTAAATGCGAATAAAATTACTTTGACTCTTAACAAAGATGTAAATACTGATGCAACTGTAACTGCTACAGATTCTGATTCAACTGTACAGAGGTTGTCAATTTCTTTGAAAGTTGTGGGGACGGCTACAAAAGATATATTTGGTAATGCTTTAGTTCCATCAACACCACAATTTTATTCAGTTATTGATGCATGTGCTCCAACAGTAGTTGCTGTTAGTGGTGATACAGCTGGAACAATCAAACTAAGATTCAGTGAAGAAGTGTCAATTGTAGCTGCTGATTACGGTTCAAAAGTTAAGATTGTTTCTGGATTGCAAACAGGTGATAGTCCTGCAATTTCATCTGTAGGATGGAGCACGGGTTCAGATTCAAAGAAATATTATGAAGTTGTAATAAATGGTCTCACATCAAATAAGGTTTATACAGTGCGAGTAGATTCAGATATACAAGATAATGCTTCTAGTCCTAATAAGATTGGGTATGTTGCAGATATGACTGTGACAGCAAAATAA
- a CDS encoding efflux RND transporter periplasmic adaptor subunit encodes MAEKIKPLKTPKFKLSLKSKVLKRVIISIVIVAILAGAGFGIYRFVQGRKDQNQTVQQRTARAVRGNITVSVTGSGPIESAQSVDLTSLVSSTITNVFFKDGDSVKKGDVIFELENQDAKDKIDSIKSQIDDVSSSIADVQESIKNLVITAPISGYIKNLNVQEGDRVSKGSTVLTIIDTSKLKVTLPFSAALFGKVKIGTPAVVYIPDISQSIQGTVSYLGNTTYTNDYGGKVFDVEITISNPGALQEGMKASAEIKVGSDVYLSTQDVTLEYVDKENVKAKVDGEVEEIFARNNQFVKKGAVLLKLSNDDLSKQLKNYQTQLKNLQDQLKDAEENLENYYIKAPFDGVVTNINFKKGDNIKAGEVLATVFDNKNLVFRVDIDELDIAKIKVGQKVNITVDALPETQTNPLTGKVAKIPLEGTTQNGVTTYSVTISIDNPKNLKIGMNANAEIIVNQKQDVLMVPLEAVQKFGNRYFVFVKSSAQSSSQQEQTGGFFPQGGFGNNQQSSGQGSQNWRQRWQQEGSSTENTQQSTSGQSRGSWSQNSQGTGSSSQFGTRRMASLLNNSYYKGAVLRPVEVGINNDSYIEIVSGLNEGDIVVLPPLSTSSTSTQTTSQQGFNIMGGFGGPGGGMPGEFRQFRQNQSGTGRTNQSSSSQGSNTNR; translated from the coding sequence ATGGCAGAGAAAATAAAACCGCTAAAAACTCCAAAGTTTAAGTTAAGTTTAAAAAGCAAGGTTTTGAAGAGGGTTATAATATCCATAGTAATTGTTGCAATCTTGGCAGGGGCAGGGTTTGGAATATACAGGTTTGTCCAGGGTAGAAAAGATCAAAATCAAACTGTTCAGCAGAGGACTGCAAGAGCAGTCCGCGGCAATATAACAGTAAGTGTCACCGGGTCTGGTCCTATTGAGTCTGCTCAGAGCGTAGATCTCACATCGCTAGTGAGCTCAACCATCACAAATGTGTTTTTCAAAGACGGTGATTCTGTCAAAAAAGGGGATGTCATATTTGAGCTTGAAAATCAGGATGCAAAGGACAAGATTGATTCAATAAAGAGTCAGATTGACGATGTAAGCTCTTCAATTGCAGATGTTCAGGAGAGCATAAAAAACCTTGTTATCACAGCACCCATTTCCGGGTATATTAAAAATCTGAACGTTCAAGAGGGAGACAGGGTTTCAAAAGGTTCAACCGTATTGACAATAATTGATACATCAAAGCTGAAAGTTACATTGCCATTTTCAGCAGCGCTTTTCGGCAAGGTCAAGATAGGCACGCCGGCAGTTGTTTACATTCCTGACATTTCACAGTCAATCCAGGGTACAGTAAGCTATCTTGGGAACACAACTTACACAAATGACTACGGTGGCAAAGTTTTTGATGTTGAGATAACAATCTCAAACCCCGGTGCTCTTCAGGAAGGCATGAAGGCAAGTGCTGAGATAAAGGTTGGAAGTGATGTATATCTTAGCACGCAGGATGTAACCTTGGAGTATGTGGACAAAGAAAATGTCAAGGCAAAGGTTGACGGTGAGGTTGAAGAGATTTTTGCAAGAAACAACCAGTTTGTTAAAAAAGGTGCTGTGCTTTTGAAACTTTCAAACGATGACCTGTCAAAACAGCTCAAGAACTACCAGACACAGCTTAAAAACTTGCAGGACCAGCTAAAGGATGCAGAAGAGAATCTGGAAAATTACTACATCAAGGCTCCGTTTGACGGAGTTGTGACAAACATAAATTTCAAAAAAGGCGATAACATAAAAGCGGGAGAGGTACTTGCAACTGTATTTGATAACAAAAATTTAGTATTCAGGGTTGACATAGACGAGCTTGATATTGCTAAAATAAAAGTAGGGCAAAAAGTAAATATAACAGTTGATGCTCTACCAGAGACACAGACAAACCCGCTGACAGGGAAAGTTGCCAAAATCCCGCTTGAGGGAACAACCCAGAACGGTGTTACAACATACTCTGTTACAATCTCAATTGACAATCCCAAGAACCTCAAGATTGGCATGAACGCAAACGCAGAGATAATAGTAAACCAGAAACAGGATGTTTTGATGGTACCACTTGAAGCTGTCCAGAAATTTGGTAACAGGTACTTTGTGTTTGTAAAATCATCAGCCCAAAGCAGTTCTCAGCAAGAACAAACGGGCGGATTTTTCCCGCAGGGAGGTTTTGGAAATAATCAGCAAAGTTCTGGCCAAGGCTCACAAAACTGGCGACAGAGATGGCAGCAAGAAGGTAGCAGCACAGAAAATACACAGCAGTCGACAAGTGGCCAGTCAAGAGGTTCATGGTCGCAAAATAGCCAAGGCACAGGTAGCTCTTCGCAGTTTGGAACAAGAAGGATGGCAAGTTTACTTAACAACAGTTACTACAAAGGTGCAGTTTTACGACCTGTTGAGGTTGGTATAAACAATGACTCATACATCGAGATTGTAAGCGGACTTAACGAAGGAGATATCGTTGTCCTGCCACCGCTTTCAACAAGCTCAACAAGCACACAAACTACATCTCAGCAGGGCTTTAACATAATGGGCGGGTTTGGTGGACCTGGTGGTGGAATGCCCGGCGAGTTCAGGCAGTTTAGGCAAAACCAAAGTGGTACTGGCAGAACAAATCAGTCTTCTAGCTCACAGGGAAGTAACACAAACAGGTAA
- a CDS encoding ABC transporter ATP-binding protein, which produces MIELYDIYKIYKMGENEVYALNGVNLKINAHEFVAIVGPSGSGKSTLMNIIGCLDTPTSGTYILDGHEVSRLNDNQLAEIRNSKIGFVFQNFNLIPQLTALENVELPLIYKGVPASVRHRLAKEALARVGLEHRMHHRPRELSGGQQQRVAIARALVTSPPIILADEPTGNLDSKSGAEIMQIFKELHAQGNTIVLITHDNNIAMQAKRIVRIQDGQIIEDKEVS; this is translated from the coding sequence ATGATCGAACTTTATGATATCTACAAAATCTATAAGATGGGCGAAAATGAGGTGTATGCTTTAAACGGTGTCAACTTGAAAATCAATGCTCACGAGTTTGTTGCAATAGTTGGGCCATCCGGTTCAGGAAAATCAACTCTTATGAACATCATAGGCTGCCTTGACACGCCAACATCTGGCACATACATACTGGATGGTCATGAAGTCAGCAGACTCAACGACAACCAGCTTGCAGAGATTCGAAACAGCAAGATAGGCTTTGTGTTTCAAAACTTTAACTTAATACCACAGCTCACAGCTCTTGAAAATGTTGAGCTTCCTTTAATCTACAAAGGTGTTCCAGCCTCTGTGCGTCACAGGCTTGCAAAAGAAGCTCTTGCCAGGGTCGGCTTGGAACATAGAATGCATCACAGACCAAGAGAGCTGTCTGGCGGTCAGCAGCAGAGGGTTGCAATTGCAAGGGCGCTTGTGACAAGTCCGCCGATAATTCTGGCTGATGAGCCAACGGGAAATTTGGACTCAAAATCAGGTGCTGAGATTATGCAGATTTTCAAGGAGCTTCACGCTCAAGGAAACACCATTGTTTTAATCACGCACGACAACAACATTGCCATGCAGGCAAAAAGGATTGTGAGGATTCAAGACGGTCAAATAATAGAGGACAAGGAGGTGAGCTGA
- a CDS encoding ABC transporter permease: protein MAQFALAFKMAIKSILSNKLRSFLTMLGVIIGIWAVIAVVGLAQGSTKSITDRLQRLGTNLIQINITGRNSNRNVTYEELQQFAEQHQDDIEAIAPTVSSSVTLKYGTNTHDTTLIGTTADYSLVRDVNVSSGRFILPIDVDYRQKVALVGTYIVKDLFNGQNPIGKKIKINGQIFTVVGVLEERANSQEQSDDDQVIVPVTVAQRLTRNAIIRNFAIKITDGNRSEAVMNYLNDFLMKIYNDSTAFRVFNTAQLLDTLNSVTQTLTLMLAGIAAISLIVGGIGIMNIMLVSVTERTREIGIRKAIGAKRRNILVQFLIEASVVTGLGGVVGIILGFVTIRVMSKLNIATAIFSIPWAILAFTISLAIGIVFGLFPASKASRLNPIEALRYE from the coding sequence GTGGCTCAGTTTGCTTTGGCTTTTAAAATGGCAATAAAGAGTATCCTTTCAAATAAGCTAAGGTCTTTTCTTACAATGCTTGGTGTTATCATTGGTATCTGGGCAGTGATTGCGGTTGTTGGGCTTGCCCAGGGAAGCACCAAAAGCATAACAGACAGGCTTCAAAGGCTTGGAACAAATCTCATTCAAATAAACATCACAGGAAGAAACAGTAACAGAAACGTCACATATGAGGAGCTTCAGCAGTTTGCCGAGCAGCACCAAGACGACATTGAGGCAATCGCACCAACTGTATCAAGTTCTGTCACGCTCAAGTATGGGACAAACACCCACGATACAACTCTGATTGGAACAACAGCAGACTATAGCCTTGTGAGAGATGTCAACGTCAGCAGCGGAAGATTTATTTTGCCCATTGATGTGGACTACCGTCAAAAGGTTGCGCTTGTTGGGACGTACATCGTAAAGGATTTATTTAACGGGCAAAACCCAATAGGGAAAAAGATAAAGATAAACGGGCAGATATTCACGGTTGTTGGTGTTTTAGAAGAGCGTGCGAATTCGCAAGAGCAGTCAGACGATGACCAGGTGATAGTCCCTGTAACAGTTGCACAAAGGCTCACACGAAATGCAATAATCCGAAACTTTGCGATAAAAATCACAGATGGCAACAGAAGTGAAGCTGTGATGAACTATCTGAACGACTTCCTCATGAAGATTTACAATGATTCTACAGCTTTTAGAGTTTTCAACACAGCCCAGCTGCTTGACACCTTAAACAGTGTAACCCAGACGCTCACGCTAATGCTTGCCGGGATTGCTGCAATTTCGCTGATCGTTGGTGGAATTGGCATCATGAACATCATGCTTGTGTCTGTGACAGAGAGGACAAGAGAGATTGGAATCAGAAAAGCAATCGGCGCAAAGAGAAGAAATATACTTGTTCAGTTTCTGATAGAGGCATCTGTTGTGACAGGACTTGGTGGAGTGGTAGGTATAATTCTGGGATTTGTGACAATAAGAGTAATGTCAAAACTTAATATTGCAACAGCCATATTCTCAATACCATGGGCCATTCTTGCATTTACAATTTCGCTTGCTATAGGGATAGTCTTTGGACTATTCCCGGCATCAAAGGCATCGCGCCTCAACCCAATAGAAGCGCTAAGATACGAATAA
- a CDS encoding S-layer homology domain-containing protein, with the protein MRKRFLAVILTLCFVLANLGLSSAFAAYKDIPANASYRQAVEKLNKLGILVYKDYFKPNAAVLRGEFAAAIVKISNAEDEANLQKGYSQYPDIKPNTTLCGYVNWAVKKKYMTPMADNKFHPNDPLTFAQATTAIVRMLGYSDSDLSGIWPQNYIDKASELGLIKGINLSASQKVPRWALALMLSRLLDTYVKSGGNQASSAQSALSGVSASSQNSGIKFSEYVGLYKSYVVLDTGKTSSKLLSNEVLTDSGVLVNTTKTQLEVGKKYMLQVDSNKITKVFGTEADSFQIVSTKVSSKTVYYKESGKTKSITLPSSATYYYNGTKQSYDAIENVLKPNQKISFIYSEDRSKVDYVVIKEIYAQEVYGNYDEVLILATPKTSSSLEANQVQTDKGIYFVASSIKPENLEIGTKYGVYIKDDTITAALQKVWVSDKFTIKNIDDYTLDVQQNGKTQKIQLSSKPLYYYQGTKQSYENLPNILKEDQILYVSKDPDTGKVMAYVIQDPYGTQYGSYIEAIILQDALLNSSLENNQVMTDKGILYLPSADTKLELGAKYGLYVKNDKITLVVKKLNNTAQYEVTDVVSDTNVKLKGAQGQENIILPQKPTYYYNGAKTNYLELKNVLKVGQKIYFGYTKDGKTYEYVVIQDPYSLEYGTYTEVIVMADAVSSSKLATNEVLTDKGIYVVSSSAGKLTVGSKYGVYIKNDTITKVVKKLNNVESAEITAVVSATSVKLKKGSTENAMLLPQKPTYYYNGNKLSYDQLKSILKTGQKIYFGYNQTGSSYEYAIIQDPYYDEYGTYMEVIVMGTSKVSKGLADNEVLTDKGILTLPSNQNVNLELGAKYGLYVDTNNQITLVYKKFNSTDGMTVVYALGSKVTVDKGGTQVEMTLPQNITYYYSGTKIDYSTALQKMQRATSLVFGISTQKSGYDYCVIFDPVYSKPYLANEQTYLTLKAGDLDISGSNKVIKDGDVVDYSYIQKNDVVYAVTDIWGGNKFILVVDDRVEGYIKSYQPTRFTPKSIVVSVYDQATGKLVDKTYEVSEDFDPSVLLADTFKVGQRVYLILGYDGKVVSMVNP; encoded by the coding sequence ATGAGAAAAAGGTTTTTGGCAGTCATTTTGACGTTGTGCTTTGTGCTTGCAAATCTTGGTTTGTCTTCTGCTTTTGCTGCATACAAGGACATTCCAGCAAATGCAAGTTACAGGCAGGCAGTGGAAAAACTAAATAAGCTTGGAATTCTTGTTTACAAAGATTATTTCAAGCCAAACGCTGCGGTCTTACGCGGTGAGTTTGCAGCTGCGATTGTCAAGATTTCAAACGCAGAGGATGAGGCAAACCTTCAAAAAGGATATTCACAGTATCCTGATATAAAGCCCAACACCACACTTTGCGGATATGTCAACTGGGCAGTAAAGAAAAAGTATATGACACCAATGGCAGACAATAAGTTCCATCCAAACGACCCGCTTACCTTTGCCCAGGCAACAACTGCTATTGTAAGGATGCTTGGGTACTCTGACTCAGATCTTTCTGGCATCTGGCCACAAAACTACATCGACAAGGCGTCTGAGCTTGGACTTATAAAAGGAATAAACCTTTCTGCATCGCAAAAAGTTCCGCGCTGGGCTCTTGCCTTGATGCTATCAAGGCTTCTTGATACTTATGTCAAAAGCGGTGGAAATCAAGCTTCATCTGCTCAGTCAGCTTTAAGTGGAGTATCAGCTTCATCCCAAAACAGCGGCATAAAATTTTCTGAGTATGTTGGGCTTTACAAATCGTATGTGGTGCTTGATACCGGCAAAACTTCTTCAAAGCTTCTTTCAAATGAGGTTTTGACAGACAGCGGAGTGCTTGTGAACACAACAAAAACGCAACTTGAAGTTGGGAAAAAGTACATGCTTCAGGTCGATAGCAACAAAATCACGAAAGTGTTTGGCACTGAAGCTGACTCTTTCCAGATTGTCAGTACAAAGGTAAGCAGCAAGACTGTATATTACAAGGAAAGCGGAAAGACAAAATCAATCACTTTGCCATCTTCAGCAACATACTATTACAATGGGACAAAGCAAAGCTATGATGCAATAGAAAATGTGCTAAAACCGAACCAGAAAATAAGCTTTATCTATTCTGAAGATAGGAGCAAAGTGGACTATGTTGTAATTAAAGAAATATATGCACAAGAGGTTTATGGAAACTACGATGAGGTGCTGATTTTGGCAACTCCTAAAACATCATCGTCTTTGGAGGCAAACCAGGTTCAGACAGACAAGGGAATATACTTTGTTGCATCTTCAATAAAACCTGAAAACCTTGAAATTGGCACAAAGTATGGAGTGTATATAAAAGATGATACAATCACTGCAGCTTTGCAAAAAGTGTGGGTATCCGACAAGTTTACTATCAAAAATATAGATGATTACACACTTGATGTTCAACAAAACGGCAAGACACAGAAGATTCAGCTATCAAGCAAGCCTTTATATTACTATCAGGGGACAAAACAGAGCTATGAAAATCTACCAAACATTTTAAAAGAAGACCAGATACTCTATGTATCAAAAGACCCTGACACAGGCAAGGTTATGGCATACGTTATTCAGGACCCATACGGCACCCAGTATGGAAGCTATATTGAGGCAATAATCTTGCAGGATGCACTTTTAAATTCAAGCCTTGAGAACAACCAGGTTATGACTGACAAGGGCATCCTTTACCTTCCATCTGCTGACACAAAGCTTGAACTTGGCGCAAAGTACGGGCTTTATGTGAAAAACGATAAGATAACCCTTGTTGTGAAGAAGTTAAATAACACTGCGCAGTATGAAGTGACAGATGTCGTCAGCGACACCAATGTCAAGCTAAAAGGTGCGCAGGGGCAGGAGAACATCATTCTACCTCAAAAGCCAACTTACTATTACAATGGTGCAAAAACAAACTACCTTGAGCTTAAAAATGTGCTAAAAGTGGGTCAGAAAATCTACTTTGGCTATACAAAGGACGGCAAGACATACGAATATGTTGTAATTCAGGACCCATACTCTCTTGAGTATGGCACATACACAGAGGTCATAGTGATGGCAGATGCAGTTTCATCAAGCAAACTTGCAACAAATGAGGTTCTGACAGACAAGGGCATATATGTTGTAAGCAGCAGTGCAGGAAAGCTGACAGTTGGATCAAAGTATGGTGTGTACATCAAAAATGATACAATCACCAAGGTTGTGAAAAAGCTCAACAACGTGGAGTCAGCAGAGATCACTGCGGTTGTGAGTGCTACATCCGTGAAACTCAAAAAAGGTAGCACTGAAAATGCAATGCTTCTTCCTCAAAAACCCACGTATTATTACAATGGGAATAAGCTTAGCTATGATCAATTAAAGAGCATTCTCAAAACAGGTCAGAAGATCTATTTTGGCTACAACCAGACAGGAAGTTCTTATGAGTACGCGATCATCCAGGACCCATACTATGATGAGTATGGAACATACATGGAAGTCATTGTAATGGGTACAAGCAAAGTCTCAAAAGGTCTTGCAGACAATGAGGTGCTGACAGACAAAGGCATTTTGACCCTGCCGTCAAACCAGAACGTAAACCTGGAGCTTGGCGCAAAATACGGACTTTATGTTGATACAAACAACCAGATAACTCTTGTTTACAAAAAGTTCAATTCAACAGATGGCATGACAGTTGTATATGCTCTTGGAAGCAAAGTAACAGTTGACAAGGGTGGAACACAGGTTGAAATGACCTTGCCACAGAACATAACCTACTACTACAGCGGCACAAAGATTGACTACTCAACAGCCCTCCAGAAGATGCAAAGGGCAACATCGCTTGTGTTTGGGATATCAACACAGAAGAGCGGGTATGACTACTGTGTAATATTTGACCCGGTATACAGCAAACCGTACCTTGCAAACGAGCAGACATATCTGACCTTAAAAGCAGGTGATTTGGATATAAGCGGCAGCAATAAGGTTATAAAAGACGGGGATGTTGTGGATTACAGCTATATTCAGAAGAACGATGTTGTCTACGCTGTGACAGACATCTGGGGCGGCAACAAGTTTATACTTGTTGTAGATGACAGGGTTGAGGGTTATATCAAGAGCTACCAGCCAACAAGGTTCACACCAAAGTCTATTGTTGTGAGCGTATACGACCAGGCAACAGGAAAGCTTGTAGACAAGACATATGAGGTGAGTGAAGACTTTGACCCGTCTGTGCTTCTTGCAGATACATTCAAAGTTGGTCAGAGAGTGTACCTCATCTTAGGTTATGACGGCAAAGTTGTTAGCATGGTAAACCCATAA
- a CDS encoding HD domain-containing protein — protein sequence MRIRDPVLGFIELNENERKVIDLYEFQRLRYIKQLALSCYVYPGAVHTRFEHSLGVMELATRIFDKLCKEHKELISKNFEEIGLNINEARQILRLSALLHDIGHLPFSHAGEEVLPQGKKHEDVTVSIILSLRDVLDRIFFNGITERIINVISKKETIKNLMILKKIIRVLLMQTGWIIC from the coding sequence ATGAGAATAAGAGATCCAGTATTGGGCTTTATTGAACTGAACGAAAATGAAAGAAAAGTCATAGATTTATATGAATTTCAAAGACTGCGTTACATAAAACAACTTGCGTTGAGCTGCTATGTCTATCCAGGGGCAGTTCACACAAGATTTGAACACTCCTTGGGCGTCATGGAATTAGCAACTCGAATTTTTGATAAATTGTGCAAGGAGCATAAAGAACTAATTAGCAAGAATTTTGAAGAGATAGGGCTAAATATTAATGAAGCAAGACAAATTTTGAGGCTTTCAGCCCTACTTCACGACATAGGACATCTTCCGTTCTCACATGCTGGGGAAGAGGTTTTGCCACAAGGGAAGAAACATGAAGATGTCACGGTTAGCATCATTCTTAGCTTAAGAGATGTATTAGACAGGATTTTTTTCAATGGTATTACCGAAAGGATTATAAATGTGATTAGTAAAAAAGAGACTATTAAAAATTTAATGATACTGAAGAAAATAATTAGGGTGCTATTGATGCAGACAGGATGGATTATCTGTTAA